In Achromobacter spanius, the following proteins share a genomic window:
- a CDS encoding OsmC family protein, producing MECTIDWGGPNGMLFTASTGSGHVAVMDGAVDGGGHNLAPRPMEMLLAGTGGCTAYDVVLILKRGRHAVTGCSVKLQADRAETDPKVFTRIHFAFTVTGRNLPQAAVERAVQLSHEKYCSASAMLEKTAAMTFSVEIVDTQDAPAAA from the coding sequence ATGGAATGCACGATAGACTGGGGCGGCCCCAACGGCATGCTCTTTACCGCCAGCACCGGCAGCGGCCATGTGGCCGTGATGGATGGCGCCGTGGACGGCGGCGGACACAACCTGGCGCCCCGCCCGATGGAAATGCTGCTGGCCGGCACCGGCGGCTGCACGGCCTACGACGTGGTGCTGATCCTGAAGCGTGGACGCCACGCCGTCACCGGTTGCAGCGTCAAGCTGCAAGCGGATCGCGCCGAAACCGACCCGAAAGTCTTCACCCGCATCCATTTCGCCTTCACCGTCACGGGCCGCAACCTGCCGCAGGCGGCGGTGGAACGCGCCGTGCAGTTATCGCACGAAAAGTACTGCTCGGCCTCGGCCATGCTTGAGAAAACCGCGGCGATGACCTTTTCGGTCGAGATCGTCGACACCCAGGACGCGCCGGCCGCAGCCTGA
- a CDS encoding putative bifunctional diguanylate cyclase/phosphodiesterase codes for MLVGTYNPSLVLVSLGVTILASYTALGMANRVRASNGLPAARYWLAGGAFAMGVGIWSMHFVGMLAFNLPIPMGYDLPLTILSLAIAIGCSAFALWIVCKDELPWRRLLSGALLMGAGIAAMHYLGMAAMRMEPGIAYDAKWFALSILIAVAASGAALWITYRLRHDGPRVALSRPLASVVMGIAIVGMHYSGMKAAAFPAGSICMAADGGISAGWLAIAVTAVTLSVLAIALVVAVLDNRLEARTSALASSLAEANEELVQLALHDTLTKLPNRILLEDRMEQAIEGASRRKGYFAVLFFDLDGFKAVNDAYGHHTGDALLIDLAQRIRQALRTQDTVARLGGDEFIVLSEVIEPTDAANVADRLIEAIARPVMVYGHEVLVTSSVGIAIYPNDGEDTHTLLTNADAAMYHAKRLGGTGYSFFEPSMNADAHEQIELLHDLRLAQERGQFVLHYQPKYEAPAGPIIGAEALLRWNHPTRGLVGPDQFIPTAEKTGLILSIGEWVINEACRQMREWINAGQSHWTIAVNISALQFAHASLVETVRGALARHDVPPSCLTLEVTESTAMRDAEASLAVLKRLSGLGVTISIDDFGTGYSSLLYLKRLPATELKIDRGFVNQLENDNEDAAIVSAIVALAQQLNLRIVAEGVETAAQQKFLTGLGCDSLQGFLLGRPMPATEFLEHAAN; via the coding sequence ATGCTCGTTGGAACTTATAACCCTTCGCTCGTCCTCGTATCTCTAGGGGTCACCATCCTGGCGTCATATACGGCGTTGGGCATGGCCAACCGCGTGCGGGCCTCGAATGGGCTGCCGGCGGCGCGCTATTGGCTGGCGGGCGGCGCGTTCGCCATGGGCGTCGGGATCTGGTCGATGCACTTTGTGGGCATGCTGGCCTTCAACCTGCCCATACCGATGGGCTATGACCTGCCCTTGACGATACTGTCGCTGGCCATCGCCATCGGGTGCTCGGCCTTTGCGTTGTGGATCGTGTGCAAGGACGAACTGCCTTGGCGCCGCTTGCTCAGCGGCGCGCTGCTGATGGGAGCGGGAATCGCCGCGATGCACTATCTGGGCATGGCCGCCATGCGCATGGAGCCCGGCATCGCCTACGACGCGAAGTGGTTTGCGCTGTCCATCCTGATTGCGGTGGCGGCCTCGGGCGCCGCGCTGTGGATTACCTATCGGCTGCGCCACGACGGACCGCGCGTGGCCTTGTCGCGGCCGCTGGCGTCGGTGGTCATGGGCATCGCCATCGTCGGCATGCACTATTCGGGCATGAAAGCCGCCGCCTTCCCCGCCGGCAGCATCTGCATGGCGGCCGATGGCGGGATCTCGGCGGGCTGGCTGGCCATCGCCGTGACGGCCGTCACCTTGAGCGTGCTGGCCATTGCGCTGGTGGTGGCGGTGCTGGACAACCGACTGGAGGCGCGCACGTCGGCGCTGGCTTCTTCCCTGGCCGAAGCCAATGAAGAACTGGTGCAGCTGGCCCTGCACGACACGCTGACCAAGCTGCCCAACCGCATCCTGCTGGAAGACCGCATGGAGCAGGCCATCGAGGGCGCTAGCCGGCGCAAGGGCTATTTCGCCGTGCTGTTCTTTGATCTGGACGGTTTCAAGGCGGTCAACGACGCGTACGGCCACCACACGGGCGATGCCTTGCTGATCGACCTGGCCCAGCGCATCCGCCAAGCCCTGCGCACGCAGGACACGGTGGCGCGCCTGGGGGGTGACGAATTCATCGTGCTAAGCGAAGTCATCGAACCCACCGACGCCGCCAACGTGGCCGACCGGCTGATCGAAGCCATCGCGCGCCCGGTCATGGTCTATGGCCACGAAGTACTGGTGACCTCAAGCGTGGGCATCGCCATCTACCCGAACGACGGCGAAGACACCCACACGCTGCTGACCAACGCCGACGCCGCCATGTACCACGCCAAGCGCCTGGGCGGCACCGGCTACAGCTTCTTCGAACCATCCATGAACGCGGACGCGCATGAGCAGATCGAGCTGCTGCACGACCTGCGCCTGGCGCAGGAGCGCGGCCAGTTCGTGCTGCACTATCAGCCCAAGTATGAAGCGCCGGCAGGGCCGATCATCGGCGCCGAGGCGCTGCTGCGCTGGAACCATCCCACGCGCGGCCTGGTCGGGCCGGACCAGTTCATTCCCACCGCTGAAAAAACGGGCTTGATCCTGTCGATCGGCGAATGGGTGATCAACGAGGCGTGCCGGCAGATGCGGGAATGGATCAACGCCGGCCAGTCGCACTGGACCATCGCCGTCAATATTTCGGCCTTGCAGTTTGCCCACGCCAGCTTGGTGGAGACGGTGCGCGGGGCGCTGGCGCGGCACGATGTGCCCCCTTCCTGCCTGACGCTGGAAGTCACCGAGTCCACCGCCATGCGCGATGCCGAGGCCAGCCTGGCCGTGCTCAAGCGCCTGTCGGGCCTGGGCGTCACGATCTCGATCGACGATTTCGGCACGGGCTATTCCAGCCTGCTGTATCTGAAGCGCCTGCCGGCGACGGAACTGAAGATCGACCGCGGCTTTGTGAATCAACTGGAAAACGACAACGAGGATGCGGCGATCGTGTCGGCCATCGTCGCCTTGGCGCAGCAATTGAACCTGCGCATCGTCGCCGAGGGCGTGGAAACCGCCGCGCAGCAGAAGTTCCTGACGGGGCTGGGCTGTGATTCGCTGCAAGGATTTTTGCTGGGCCGACCGATGCCCGCGACTGAATTCCTGGAACACGCGGCGAACTGA
- a CDS encoding thymidylate synthase: MKQYLDLVQSILDTGSWQENRTGIRTISMPGASLRFDLQKGFPAVTTKKLAFKSAIGEMVGFLRASRSAAEFRELGCKVWDQNANENSQWLANPYREGPDDLGPVYGVQWRQWPAYKLLDASRPAQLEDALARGYAKVADLEEGGVPKVLFYKAVDQLRQCLDTIHERPGDRRILFHGWNWAQIEEMALPPCHLLYQFLPNATTREISLCLYIRSNDVGLGTPFNLTEGAALLHLVGRLTGYTPRWFTYFIGDAHIYENHLPMLREQLTREPYESPKLVLSDRIPDFAVTGRYEPEWLEKVEPTDFSLSGYTHHAPLTAPMAV, from the coding sequence ATGAAACAATATCTAGACCTCGTCCAATCCATCCTGGACACCGGCTCGTGGCAGGAAAACCGGACGGGCATCCGCACGATCAGCATGCCGGGCGCCTCGTTGCGCTTCGACCTGCAAAAAGGCTTTCCCGCCGTCACCACCAAAAAACTGGCCTTCAAATCCGCCATTGGAGAAATGGTCGGATTCCTTCGTGCCTCGCGCAGCGCGGCCGAATTCCGTGAACTGGGCTGCAAGGTCTGGGACCAGAACGCCAATGAAAACAGCCAATGGCTGGCCAATCCGTACCGCGAGGGCCCTGACGACCTGGGCCCGGTGTACGGCGTGCAATGGCGCCAATGGCCTGCGTACAAGCTCCTGGACGCCAGCCGTCCGGCCCAGCTTGAAGATGCCTTGGCGCGCGGTTACGCCAAGGTCGCCGACCTGGAAGAAGGCGGCGTGCCGAAGGTATTGTTTTATAAAGCGGTGGACCAGTTGCGCCAGTGCCTGGACACCATCCACGAACGCCCGGGCGATCGCCGCATCCTGTTCCATGGCTGGAACTGGGCCCAGATCGAAGAAATGGCGCTGCCGCCCTGCCACCTGCTGTACCAGTTCCTGCCCAACGCGACGACGCGCGAGATTTCGCTGTGCCTGTATATCCGCTCAAACGACGTGGGCCTGGGCACGCCGTTCAACTTGACGGAAGGCGCCGCGCTGCTGCATCTGGTGGGTCGCCTGACCGGCTACACGCCGCGCTGGTTCACCTACTTCATCGGCGACGCGCACATCTACGAAAATCACCTGCCGATGCTGCGCGAACAGCTTACCCGCGAGCCCTACGAATCGCCCAAGCTGGTGCTGTCCGACCGCATCCCTGATTTCGCCGTCACCGGGCGCTATGAACCGGAGTGGCTGGAAAAGGTGGAACCCACCGACTTTTCCCTGTCCGGCTACACCCATCACGCGCCGCTCACCGCCCCCATGGCCGTATAG
- the coq7 gene encoding 2-polyprenyl-3-methyl-6-methoxy-1,4-benzoquinone monooxygenase produces the protein MPIAMSQSGTVSLRRRVGPLDALLAEADRALRVLSNSATAGRPYPAKTPEAPDTLSAEEKRHAAGLMRVNHVGEICAQALYRGQASVCREPAPRALLLNAAAEEVDHLVWCNERLTELNSRPSLLNPVWYAGSFALGVLASAAGVPRNLGFMAETEKQVEAHLEEHLRTLPVQDERSREVVRKMKDDEAEHRASAERAGGVPLPGPVKTAMRAMSKVMTTTAYWI, from the coding sequence ATGCCCATCGCCATGTCCCAATCTGGAACTGTTTCCTTGCGCCGTCGCGTCGGCCCCCTGGATGCCCTGCTGGCCGAAGCCGACCGCGCCTTGCGTGTCCTGTCCAACAGCGCCACGGCCGGGCGGCCGTATCCCGCCAAGACGCCGGAAGCGCCCGATACGCTGTCGGCAGAGGAAAAGCGCCACGCCGCCGGATTGATGCGCGTGAACCACGTAGGCGAAATCTGCGCTCAGGCGCTGTACCGGGGGCAAGCCTCGGTGTGCCGTGAGCCCGCCCCGCGCGCGTTGCTGCTGAATGCCGCCGCCGAGGAAGTGGATCATCTGGTGTGGTGCAACGAGCGCCTGACGGAATTGAACAGCCGGCCCAGCCTGCTGAACCCGGTCTGGTATGCCGGCTCTTTCGCCCTGGGTGTGCTGGCCAGCGCCGCGGGCGTGCCGCGCAACCTGGGTTTCATGGCCGAAACCGAAAAGCAGGTCGAGGCCCATCTGGAAGAGCATTTACGCACCTTGCCGGTGCAGGACGAACGCTCGCGCGAGGTCGTCCGGAAGATGAAAGACGACGAAGCGGAACACCGGGCCAGCGCCGAGCGGGCAGGGGGCGTACCACTGCCGGGCCCTGTAAAGACGGCCATGCGGGCGATGTCCAAAGTGATGACGACGACGGCGTACTGGATCTGA
- a CDS encoding MraY family glycosyltransferase, translated as MTWLYICVVAFMVGGLIVWSERWHGRFTGDSDLNKPQANHSRATPRVGGLAVLAGTLLGLLVLGPANMTLTWLWPALFVAALPVFVAGLLEDITKDIGASKRLLAAFLSAAIAWWLLGGVSRVGMAPVDYVLSYWPVSLLFTMFAVGGCTHALNIVDGMNGLAGMVATLMAVSISLVALQVGDVPIFMIAAALASATLGFLVWNFPFGRVFLGDGGAYFLGFMLAELAVLLVVRNPSVSPFYALAVLFYPVFETGFSIWRRRFKRGVPVDQPDALHLHQLVFRRLVRVTFSRGRRHAVPALCNAMASPYMWVLALIGLVPATIWWDNAWALGASLVVFASVYVWLYARLVSWRRPGWLLLPSVLKTSD; from the coding sequence GTGACCTGGCTGTATATCTGCGTGGTCGCGTTCATGGTGGGGGGACTCATCGTGTGGTCGGAGCGCTGGCATGGCCGCTTCACCGGCGACAGCGACCTCAACAAACCGCAAGCGAACCATTCCCGAGCCACGCCCCGCGTTGGCGGCCTGGCCGTGCTGGCCGGCACCCTGCTGGGCCTGCTGGTGCTGGGCCCCGCCAACATGACGCTGACCTGGCTTTGGCCGGCGTTGTTCGTTGCCGCCCTGCCGGTCTTCGTGGCCGGCCTGCTCGAAGACATTACCAAAGACATCGGCGCCAGCAAGCGCTTGCTGGCGGCGTTCCTGTCGGCGGCGATTGCCTGGTGGCTGCTGGGCGGCGTCAGCCGTGTCGGCATGGCCCCGGTGGATTACGTGCTGTCGTACTGGCCCGTATCGCTGCTGTTCACCATGTTTGCCGTGGGCGGCTGTACCCATGCGCTGAATATCGTGGACGGCATGAACGGCCTGGCCGGCATGGTCGCCACGCTGATGGCGGTGTCGATCAGCCTGGTGGCGCTGCAAGTGGGCGACGTGCCCATCTTCATGATCGCGGCGGCCCTGGCGTCCGCCACCCTGGGCTTTCTGGTCTGGAACTTCCCGTTCGGCCGCGTCTTCCTGGGCGATGGCGGGGCGTACTTCCTGGGCTTCATGCTGGCCGAGCTGGCCGTGTTGCTGGTGGTGCGCAATCCGTCGGTGTCGCCTTTCTATGCGCTGGCCGTGCTGTTCTACCCCGTTTTCGAAACCGGTTTTTCGATCTGGCGCCGCCGCTTCAAGCGTGGCGTGCCGGTTGACCAGCCGGACGCGCTGCACCTGCACCAACTGGTGTTCCGCCGGCTGGTCCGCGTGACCTTCAGCCGTGGCCGCCGCCATGCGGTGCCGGCGCTGTGCAACGCGATGGCGTCACCCTACATGTGGGTGCTGGCGCTGATCGGTCTGGTGCCGGCCACCATCTGGTGGGACAACGCGTGGGCCCTGGGCGCCAGCCTGGTGGTGTTCGCCAGCGTCTACGTCTGGCTGTACGCCCGCCTGGTGTCCTGGCGTCGCCCGGGGTGGCTGCTGTTGCCGTCCGTGTTGAAGACCTCGGATTAA
- a CDS encoding CoA-acylating methylmalonate-semialdehyde dehydrogenase, translating to MKKISHFINGQHFDGRSSRYADGFNPATGEICSSIPLASTEDVALAVAAAKAAFPAWSETPALKRARILFNFKALLDQHQDELAELITREHGKVFSDAKGEVMRGIEIVEFACGIPQLLKGQYSDQIGGGIDNWSMRQALGVVAGVTPFNFPMMVPCWMFPVAIACGNTFVLKPSERDPSASLRLAELLTEAGLPPGVFNVVHGDKLAVDALIGHPDVEALSFVGSTPIAEYIYSEGTKRGKRVQALGGAKNHLVVMPDADLDQVTDALMGAAYGSAGERCMAISVAVAVGDVADKVVERLAPRVKALIVKDGMNADAEMGPLVTAQHRNKVMGYIEDGIAAGADLVVDGRGLTVPGNEKGYFLGGTLFDNVKPAMNIYREEIFGPVLCIVRVPDFASAVELINAHEFGNGVACFTSDGGVARAFARQIKVGMVGINVPIPVPMAWHSFGGWKRSLFGDHHAYGEEGIRFYSRYKSVMQRWPDSIAKGAEFTMPVAK from the coding sequence ATGAAGAAGATCTCCCATTTCATCAACGGCCAGCATTTCGATGGCCGCAGCAGCCGCTACGCCGACGGCTTCAATCCGGCCACGGGCGAAATCTGCTCGTCCATTCCGCTGGCCTCGACCGAAGACGTGGCGCTGGCCGTGGCGGCTGCCAAGGCAGCGTTCCCGGCCTGGTCGGAAACCCCCGCGCTCAAGCGCGCCCGCATCCTGTTCAACTTCAAGGCGCTGCTGGACCAGCACCAGGACGAACTGGCCGAGCTCATCACCCGCGAACACGGCAAGGTGTTCTCGGATGCCAAGGGCGAAGTCATGCGCGGCATCGAGATCGTCGAATTCGCCTGCGGCATTCCGCAACTGCTCAAGGGCCAGTATTCCGACCAGATCGGCGGCGGCATCGACAACTGGAGCATGCGCCAGGCCCTGGGCGTGGTGGCCGGCGTGACGCCGTTCAACTTCCCGATGATGGTGCCGTGCTGGATGTTCCCGGTGGCCATTGCCTGCGGCAACACCTTCGTGCTCAAGCCGTCTGAACGCGACCCGTCAGCGTCCCTGCGCCTGGCCGAACTGCTGACCGAAGCCGGCCTGCCCCCCGGCGTCTTCAACGTGGTCCATGGCGACAAGCTGGCCGTGGACGCGCTCATCGGGCACCCGGACGTCGAAGCGCTGTCGTTCGTGGGCTCGACCCCCATCGCCGAATACATTTATTCCGAAGGCACCAAGCGCGGCAAGCGCGTGCAGGCGCTGGGCGGGGCCAAGAATCACTTGGTTGTCATGCCCGATGCCGACCTGGACCAGGTTACCGATGCCTTGATGGGCGCGGCCTATGGCTCGGCCGGCGAACGCTGCATGGCGATCTCGGTGGCCGTGGCGGTGGGCGACGTGGCCGACAAGGTTGTCGAACGCCTGGCCCCGCGCGTGAAGGCGCTGATCGTCAAGGACGGCATGAACGCCGACGCCGAGATGGGCCCGCTGGTTACCGCGCAGCATCGCAACAAGGTCATGGGCTACATCGAAGACGGCATCGCGGCAGGCGCGGACCTGGTCGTCGATGGCCGGGGACTGACCGTGCCCGGCAACGAAAAGGGCTACTTCCTGGGCGGCACGCTGTTCGACAACGTCAAGCCCGCGATGAACATCTATCGCGAAGAAATCTTCGGACCGGTGCTGTGCATCGTGCGCGTGCCCGACTTCGCCAGCGCAGTTGAACTGATCAACGCGCACGAGTTCGGCAACGGCGTGGCGTGCTTCACGTCGGACGGCGGCGTAGCGCGTGCCTTCGCGCGCCAGATCAAGGTCGGCATGGTGGGCATTAACGTGCCGATTCCCGTGCCGATGGCATGGCATTCGTTCGGCGGCTGGAAGCGTTCGCTGTTTGGCGACCACCACGCCTACGGCGAAGAAGGCATCCGCTTCTACTCGCGCTACAAGAGCGTGATGCAGCGCTGGCCCGACAGCATCGCCAAGGGCGCGGAATTCACCATGCCCGTGGCGAAGTAA
- a CDS encoding dihydrofolate reductase — protein MPASLTLIVAYSTNRVIGRDNALPWKLPGDLAHFKRSTLGHPIIMGRKTWDSLGRPLPGRSNIVISRNPDFSAAGATVVPTLEAAIAACGDVQEAFVIGGAQIYAQALPMAQRVLATEVHADVEGDAFFPLLPSFQWKETARDAQPAENGYEYDFVVYER, from the coding sequence ATGCCCGCCAGCCTTACCCTGATCGTCGCCTACTCCACCAATCGCGTCATCGGACGCGACAACGCCCTGCCCTGGAAACTGCCGGGCGATCTGGCGCATTTCAAACGCAGCACGCTGGGTCATCCCATCATCATGGGCCGCAAGACCTGGGATTCCCTGGGCCGCCCGCTGCCGGGCCGCAGCAATATCGTGATCAGCCGCAATCCGGATTTCAGCGCAGCCGGCGCCACCGTGGTGCCCACGCTGGAAGCCGCTATCGCCGCGTGCGGTGATGTGCAGGAAGCCTTCGTGATTGGCGGCGCGCAGATCTATGCGCAAGCCTTGCCGATGGCGCAACGGGTGCTGGCGACGGAAGTGCACGCCGATGTGGAGGGCGACGCGTTCTTTCCGTTGTTGCCGTCGTTTCAGTGGAAGGAAACGGCGCGTGACGCGCAGCCGGCGGAGAACGGCTATGAATATGATTTTGTGGTTTATGAGCGGTGA
- a CDS encoding aspartate aminotransferase family protein: MNAPANLPDLSHLWMPFTANKQFKAHPRMLATAKGMYYTSADGRQILDGTAGLWCVNAGHGREEIVEAISRQAGIMDYAPGFQLGHPLAFEAATAVASLMPQGLDRVFFTNSGSESVDTSLKIALAYHRARGDGQRTRLIGRERGYHGVGFGGISVGGISTNRKTFSGALLPSVDHLPHTHNLEQNAYSKGQPAWGANLADELERIVALHDASTIAAVIVEPMAGSTGVLIPPKGYLEKLREITSKHGILLIFDEVITAYGRLGAATASEFFGVTPDIIAMAKGVSNAAVPAGAVAVKREVHDAIVNGPAGGIEFFHGYTYSAHPLAAAAILATLDIYRREDLFGRARKLSGAFQEAAHSLKGAPHVIDVRNLGLVAGIELSPRAGAPGARAGEVFQKCFDSGLMVRYTGDIIAVSPPLIIDEAQIGQIFEQIGKILKEVA; encoded by the coding sequence ATGAACGCCCCCGCCAATTTGCCCGACTTGTCCCATCTCTGGATGCCCTTCACTGCCAACAAGCAGTTCAAGGCCCACCCGCGCATGCTGGCAACGGCCAAAGGCATGTACTACACCTCGGCCGATGGCCGTCAGATCCTGGACGGCACCGCCGGCCTGTGGTGCGTCAACGCCGGCCACGGCCGCGAGGAAATCGTCGAGGCCATCTCCCGCCAGGCCGGCATCATGGACTACGCGCCGGGCTTCCAACTGGGCCACCCGCTGGCCTTCGAAGCCGCCACCGCAGTCGCCAGCCTGATGCCCCAAGGGCTGGACCGCGTCTTCTTCACGAACTCGGGTTCCGAATCCGTCGACACGTCCCTGAAAATTGCACTGGCTTATCACCGCGCGCGCGGCGACGGCCAGCGCACCCGCCTGATCGGCCGTGAACGCGGCTATCACGGCGTGGGCTTTGGCGGCATTTCGGTCGGTGGCATCTCGACCAACCGCAAGACCTTCTCGGGCGCGCTGCTGCCCTCGGTTGACCATCTGCCGCACACCCACAACCTGGAGCAGAACGCCTACTCCAAGGGCCAACCCGCGTGGGGCGCCAACCTGGCCGACGAACTGGAACGCATCGTGGCCTTGCACGACGCGTCCACCATCGCCGCCGTGATCGTCGAACCCATGGCGGGCTCCACCGGCGTGCTGATTCCGCCCAAGGGCTACCTGGAAAAGCTGCGCGAAATTACCTCCAAGCACGGCATCCTGCTGATTTTTGACGAAGTCATCACCGCCTACGGCCGCCTGGGCGCCGCCACCGCGTCCGAATTCTTCGGCGTCACGCCGGACATCATCGCCATGGCCAAGGGCGTCAGCAATGCCGCCGTGCCGGCCGGCGCGGTTGCCGTCAAGCGCGAAGTCCACGACGCCATCGTCAACGGCCCGGCGGGCGGCATTGAGTTCTTCCACGGCTACACCTATTCGGCGCACCCGCTGGCCGCCGCCGCCATCCTGGCCACGCTGGACATCTACCGCCGCGAAGACCTGTTCGGCCGCGCCCGCAAGTTGTCGGGCGCGTTCCAGGAAGCCGCGCACAGCCTGAAGGGCGCGCCGCACGTCATCGACGTGCGCAACCTGGGCCTGGTTGCCGGCATTGAACTGTCGCCGCGCGCGGGCGCACCGGGCGCACGCGCCGGCGAGGTCTTTCAGAAGTGCTTCGACAGCGGCCTGATGGTGCGCTATACCGGCGATATCATCGCCGTGTCGCCCCCGCTGATCATCGACGAAGCCCAGATCGGCCAGATCTTCGAACAGATCGGGAAGATCCTGAAGGAAGTCGCGTAA
- a CDS encoding PLP-dependent aminotransferase family protein — protein sequence MIDFQPNRARGLAPTLVEQLVAAILRAIEEQTLRPGMSLPSVREFARQYGVSTFTVASAYSRLVSLGWLAARPGAGYRVASPDAPARRGEPLSWEPPRLNAGWLLSDIFADHSIPIKSGCGWLPGEWLNEEGLHVALRHMGRVPAMRIANYGHPYGYAPLRETIAASLSAQGMEVEASQVLLTQGVTHGLDMVIRTLLRPGDTVVVEQPAYANLLQMLRLAGLRVVSVPRTVDGLDCEALERVAAQHRPRALFINTVLQNPSGASIGMANAFRILQAAERHGLWVIEDDISRELAPGVTPMLAALDGAQRVVYLGGYSKVISPSVRVGYVVAHRDLVRDIARTKMAVGLTSPEIMERIVHQVIREGRYRAHIARTRERLAEAHGVVAEQMRQHGFEIHGRPQGGLFLWAKVAGTWRERGANGLAELALKDGIWLAPGSYFDVDEADTPWVRFNVAYSEAPALWRFMRNAGAA from the coding sequence GTGATTGATTTCCAGCCCAACCGCGCTCGCGGACTGGCGCCCACTCTGGTGGAACAACTGGTGGCGGCCATCCTGCGCGCCATTGAAGAACAAACCCTGCGTCCGGGTATGTCCCTACCCTCGGTGCGCGAGTTCGCGCGCCAGTACGGCGTCAGCACCTTCACCGTGGCCAGCGCCTATAGCCGGCTGGTGTCGCTGGGTTGGCTGGCCGCGAGGCCGGGTGCGGGCTATCGGGTGGCCTCGCCGGACGCACCTGCGCGCCGGGGCGAACCGCTGTCATGGGAACCGCCGCGCCTGAATGCGGGCTGGCTGCTGTCCGACATCTTTGCCGACCACTCCATCCCCATCAAATCGGGCTGCGGCTGGTTGCCAGGGGAATGGCTGAATGAAGAGGGGCTGCATGTGGCTCTGCGCCACATGGGCCGGGTGCCGGCGATGCGCATCGCCAATTACGGGCACCCCTACGGTTATGCGCCGCTGCGTGAAACCATCGCGGCCAGTTTGAGCGCGCAAGGGATGGAGGTGGAGGCGTCGCAGGTGCTGCTGACCCAAGGGGTCACGCATGGCCTGGACATGGTCATCCGCACCTTGCTGCGGCCGGGCGACACGGTGGTGGTCGAGCAGCCCGCCTACGCCAACCTGTTGCAGATGCTGCGGCTGGCGGGGCTGCGCGTGGTGTCGGTGCCGCGCACGGTGGACGGGCTGGACTGCGAAGCGCTGGAGCGTGTGGCGGCGCAGCATCGGCCGCGCGCGCTGTTCATCAATACGGTGTTGCAGAACCCGTCGGGCGCCAGCATCGGCATGGCCAATGCGTTTCGCATTCTGCAAGCGGCCGAGCGGCATGGCTTGTGGGTGATTGAAGACGATATATCGCGCGAGCTGGCGCCGGGCGTGACGCCGATGCTGGCAGCGCTGGACGGTGCGCAGCGGGTGGTCTACCTGGGCGGGTATTCCAAGGTGATCAGCCCGTCGGTGCGCGTGGGCTATGTGGTGGCGCACCGCGACCTGGTCCGCGACATTGCGCGCACCAAGATGGCGGTGGGGCTGACCTCGCCAGAGATCATGGAACGCATCGTGCACCAGGTGATTCGCGAAGGCCGCTACCGCGCGCACATTGCCCGCACCCGCGAACGGCTGGCCGAGGCGCATGGGGTGGTGGCCGAGCAGATGCGGCAACACGGTTTCGAGATCCATGGCCGGCCGCAAGGCGGATTGTTTCTATGGGCGAAGGTGGCGGGAACGTGGCGCGAGCGTGGCGCCAATGGCTTGGCCGAGCTGGCCTTGAAGGACGGCATCTGGCTGGCGCCGGGGTCGTATTTCGACGTGGATGAGGCCGATACGCCCTGGGTACGGTTCAACGTGGCGTATTCCGAGGCGCCGGCGTTGTGGCGATTCATGCGGAATGCGGGGGCGGCCTAA